One Fundulus heteroclitus isolate FHET01 chromosome 1, MU-UCD_Fhet_4.1, whole genome shotgun sequence genomic window carries:
- the LOC105919251 gene encoding uncharacterized protein LOC105919251 has protein sequence MERVAALLLCSGLILEVSVGTEAMLGFGSVPDPERGRMELRRVQNLAAQPQFGECWTRALENLETRCKEMTSESQSRLALRFTHCHLSSAGRDFPSCPEGSEVSRCTARMDPVAFNAFTEFFTHTHSICHFLQSEAWQSRAESTMYRLTETSAGVAEQLQATRQMANDLMEAQTDALQAQKEILSNGEQLRVTMRDSTQGLQALFSDLSSVSREQQVALSEIFNRISFMQSFLLMEAHSLSSCCYNAAALCTAYLLTSTPRSSRARLVLLALVCLNFYLERKIYQFVLRSLHPEHLHMELVSAYVGVLRRVSVGVAVCVLLVACVRYRDPVQQSLQVLQQLRETHRNLQEALQLAERLTKEKKKLEDCGLHVERSREEEEEPTAMTSPATDSSHLSQPSGSPSAQSLRRRSTSHHASVQSPGRRPAPSSPLVYSFLVEDRKPRYSLRSRRSDR, from the exons ATGGAGCGCGTGGCTGCCTTGCTGCTGTGCAGCGGCCTGATTCTGGAAGTCTCTGTGGGAACCGAAGCCATGTTGGGTTTCGGGTCAGTCCCAGACCCTGAGCGGGGCAGGATGGAGCTGCGGCGGGTGCAGAACCTCGCCGCGCAGCCGCAGTTTGGGGAGTGCTGGACTCGCGCTTTGGAGAACCTGGAGACGCGCTGCAAGGAAATGACGTCAGAGAGCCAGAGCCGCCTGGCGCTGCGCTTCACTCACTGTCACCTGAGCAG CGCAGGCAGGGACTTCCCTTCCTGCCCTgaggggtcagaggtcagcaggTGTACGGCCCGGATGGACCCGGTGGCCTTTAACGCCTTCACAGAGTTCTTCACTCACACTCACTCCATCTGCCACTTCCTGCAGTCTGAGGCCTGGCAGAGCCGAGCAGAAAGCACCATGTACAG GCTGACGGAGACCTCAGCAGGTGTTGCTGAGCAGCTTCAGGCCACCAGACAGATGGCCAATGACCTGATGGAAGCGCAGACTGACGCCTTACAGGCACAAAAAGAAATCCTGTCCAACGGAGAGCAGCTAAGAGTCACCATGAGAGACTCTACGCAGG GGCTGCAGGCGCTGTTCTCAGACCTCAGCAGTGTCTCCAGGGagcagcaggtggcgctgtCTGAGATCTTCAACAGAATCTCCTTCATGCAGAGCTTCCTCCTCATGGAGGCCCACAGTCTGAGCTCCTGCTGCTACAACGCTGCTGCTCTCTGCACCGCCTACCTCCTCACCTCCACCCCACGCTCCTCCAGAGCcag GTTGGTGCTGCTGGCTTTGGTGTGCCTGAACTTCTACTTGGAGAGGAAGATCTACCAGTTTGTTCTGCGCTCCCTTCACCCGGAACACCTGCACATG GAGCTGGTCTCGGCGTATGTGGGCGTGCTGCGGCGCGTCTCGGTGGGCGTGGCCGTGTGTGTCCTGCTGGTGGCGTGCGTTCGCTACAGAGACCCGGTGCAGCAGAGCCTgcaggtcctgcagcagctcagagagacGCACAGGAACCTGCAGGAGGCGCTGCAGCTCGCAG aGAGATTAacaaaggagaagaagaagctggaggACTGCGGGCTGCATGTAGAG aggagcagagaggaggaggaggagcccaCCGCCATGACATCACCTGCTACAGACTCCTCCCACCTGTCTCAGCCTTCAG GTTCTCCTTCAGCTCAGAGTCTCCGCCGCCGCTCCACTTCCCATCATGCATCAGTCCAGAGCCCAGGCCGGCGCCCCGCCCCCTCCTCCCCGCTGGTCTACAGCTTCCTGGTGGAGGACAGGAAG cCTCGCTACAGCCTGAGGAGTCGCCGCTCAGACCGCTGA